One window of Mesorhizobium sp. PAMC28654 genomic DNA carries:
- a CDS encoding glycosyltransferase family 2 protein produces the protein MSRKADTAPLITIITPTHNRRDKVLRAVESVLSQSVSRFEHIVVDDGSTDGTEAALARISDPRLIYVGAKWRGANAARNAGIERAQTPIVTFLDSDDVYLPNRIERTLARFDQNPALEVLISSFVSLKGGRVSNCINHDAFLPPKMLERALVAQTIFIAGSAITARRDALLAIGGYDSDVTRMQDRELLLRFARRHGAHLSDDVDWTKYNSENSISGRRDGYVEAYANLMCKHPHIARAYPDIPPYMIARQIIADIIKGRLPQAFSGYMANRSSKDLGYSLPELLHGYVCGRRWRRNLSEELRARFGARPA, from the coding sequence ATGTCCAGAAAAGCCGACACCGCGCCTCTCATCACCATCATTACGCCAACCCACAACCGGCGCGACAAGGTTCTGCGTGCGGTGGAAAGCGTACTTTCCCAAAGCGTTTCCCGATTCGAACACATTGTTGTCGACGATGGCTCGACCGACGGGACGGAAGCAGCGCTGGCCCGCATCAGCGATCCGCGCCTGATCTATGTCGGTGCGAAATGGCGTGGCGCCAACGCCGCCAGGAATGCGGGCATCGAGAGGGCGCAAACGCCCATCGTGACCTTTCTTGATTCAGATGACGTCTATCTGCCGAACCGAATCGAGCGAACCTTGGCTCGGTTCGACCAAAATCCGGCGCTCGAAGTCCTCATCAGTTCGTTCGTGTCCCTGAAAGGCGGCCGCGTCTCCAACTGCATCAACCACGATGCATTCCTTCCTCCCAAGATGCTGGAAAGAGCGCTGGTCGCGCAGACGATCTTCATTGCCGGCTCGGCGATAACGGCGCGGCGCGACGCTTTGCTGGCCATCGGTGGCTACGACAGCGATGTCACCCGGATGCAGGATCGGGAATTGCTGTTGCGTTTTGCCCGCCGCCATGGCGCGCACCTGTCCGACGATGTCGACTGGACGAAGTACAATTCGGAGAATTCGATTTCAGGCCGTCGCGACGGCTACGTCGAAGCCTACGCGAACTTGATGTGCAAACACCCGCACATTGCCCGCGCCTACCCGGACATTCCGCCCTACATGATCGCACGCCAGATCATCGCCGATATCATCAAGGGTAGGCTTCCCCAGGCTTTTTCAGGCTATATGGCCAACCGGTCATCAAAAGATCTCGGCTATTCGCTGCCGGAATTGCTGCATGGATATGTCTGTGGCCGGCGCTGGCGGCGCAATCTTTCCGAAGAACTACGCGCCAGGTTTGGTGCTCGTCCGGCCTGA
- a CDS encoding DUF1330 domain-containing protein — protein sequence MTAYAVAHMRQVTPGPQIVQYLQKIDATLEPFGGRFIVHGGDVEVIENSWPGFLIVIEFPDRDHVRGWYHSPAYQEILALRTGNSQSDVVFADGVLHPHKATDVLE from the coding sequence ATGACAGCTTACGCCGTTGCCCATATGCGCCAGGTCACGCCGGGTCCGCAGATCGTCCAATACCTGCAAAAGATCGATGCCACGCTCGAACCTTTCGGCGGTCGCTTCATCGTCCATGGCGGCGATGTCGAAGTGATCGAGAACAGCTGGCCGGGATTTCTGATCGTCATCGAATTTCCCGACAGGGATCACGTGCGCGGATGGTACCATTCGCCCGCCTACCAGGAGATCCTGGCGCTGCGCACCGGCAACTCCCAGTCCGACGTTGTCTTCGCCGACGGCGTCCTCCATCCGCACAAGGCGACCGATGTCCTTGAGTAG
- the metW gene encoding methionine biosynthesis protein MetW — protein MSVNDTQRVDLEVVANLIPPQSRVLDVGSGDGSLLELLQDTKQVDGRGLELSQRGVNECVARGLSVIQGDADKDLEFYPDKGFDFVVLSQTLQATRNPKLVLDELLRIGERAIVSFPNFGHWRVRLSLFVQGRMPVTKDLPYSWYDTPNIHFCTIRDFVNLCDELGATVEKATALDANGQKIGLSMPWWFWNFFGQQAVFLLRR, from the coding sequence ATGAGCGTCAACGACACGCAGCGCGTCGACCTCGAGGTCGTCGCCAACCTCATTCCGCCGCAGTCGCGGGTGCTCGACGTTGGCTCTGGTGACGGGTCGCTGCTGGAATTGCTGCAGGACACCAAGCAGGTCGATGGTCGCGGCCTGGAACTGTCGCAGCGCGGCGTCAACGAATGCGTGGCGCGCGGCCTGTCGGTCATCCAGGGTGACGCCGACAAGGACCTCGAATTCTATCCCGACAAGGGCTTTGATTTCGTCGTGCTGTCGCAGACCTTGCAGGCAACCCGCAATCCGAAACTGGTTCTCGACGAATTGCTCAGGATCGGCGAGCGCGCCATCGTCTCCTTCCCCAATTTCGGCCATTGGCGGGTACGCCTGTCACTGTTCGTCCAGGGCCGCATGCCGGTGACCAAGGACCTGCCCTATTCCTGGTACGACACGCCCAACATCCACTTCTGCACCATCCGCGACTTCGTCAACCTGTGCGACGAACTCGGCGCCACCGTGGAAAAGGCGACCGCGCTCGACGCCAACGGCCAGAAGATCGGCCTGTCCATGCCGTGGTGGTTCTGGAATTTCTTCGGCCAGCAGGCGGTGTTTTTGCTGAGGCGATAA
- the metX gene encoding homoserine O-acetyltransferase MetX: protein MAALRAGKTNNEADQPSSPVLRFGPDKPLKLDAGSMLSPFQIAYQTYGTLNDARSNAILVCHALTGDQHVASTNPVTGKPGWWEVLIGPGKIIDTNRFFIICSNVIGGCLGSTGPASTNPASGKPYGLDLPIITIRDMVRAQLMLVDHFGIEKLFCVLGGSMGGMQVLEWASSYPERVFSALPIATGARHSSQNIAFHEVGRQAVMADPEWHGGKYFDYGKRPEKGLAVARMAAHITYLSEAALHRKFGRNLQDRDALTFGFDADFQIESYLRHQGMTFVDRFDANSYLYMTRAMDYFDLAADHGGRLADAFAGTKTRFCLVSFTSDWLFPTEESRSIVHALNAAGASVSFVEIETDRGHDAFLLDEPELFAAINGFIGSAARARGLGA, encoded by the coding sequence ATGGCCGCTCTGCGCGCTGGAAAAACCAACAACGAGGCCGACCAGCCGTCGAGCCCGGTGCTGCGCTTCGGCCCCGACAAGCCGCTCAAGCTCGACGCCGGCAGCATGCTGTCGCCGTTCCAGATTGCCTACCAGACCTACGGCACGCTCAACGACGCCCGCTCCAACGCCATCCTCGTTTGCCATGCGCTGACCGGCGACCAGCATGTCGCCAGCACCAATCCGGTGACCGGCAAGCCCGGCTGGTGGGAGGTGCTGATCGGCCCCGGCAAGATCATCGATACCAATCGCTTCTTCATCATCTGCTCCAACGTCATCGGCGGCTGCCTCGGCTCCACCGGCCCGGCCTCGACCAACCCCGCCAGCGGCAAGCCCTACGGGCTCGACCTGCCGATCATCACCATCCGCGACATGGTTCGGGCGCAGCTGATGCTGGTCGACCACTTCGGCATCGAAAAGCTGTTTTGCGTGCTCGGCGGCTCGATGGGCGGCATGCAGGTGCTGGAATGGGCATCGAGCTATCCGGAGCGGGTTTTCTCGGCCTTGCCGATCGCTACGGGGGCGCGCCATTCCTCGCAGAACATCGCCTTCCACGAGGTTGGCAGGCAGGCCGTGATGGCCGATCCGGAATGGCATGGCGGCAAATATTTCGACTATGGCAAGCGGCCGGAAAAGGGTCTGGCCGTGGCGCGCATGGCCGCCCATATCACCTACCTGTCGGAAGCCGCCCTGCACCGGAAGTTCGGCCGCAACCTGCAGGACCGCGACGCGCTCACCTTTGGCTTCGACGCCGACTTCCAGATCGAAAGCTATCTGCGCCACCAGGGCATGACCTTCGTCGACCGCTTCGACGCCAATTCCTACCTCTACATGACGCGGGCCATGGACTATTTCGACCTCGCCGCCGACCATGGCGGGCGGTTGGCCGATGCCTTCGCGGGCACCAAGACCCGTTTCTGCCTGGTCTCGTTCACCAGCGATTGGCTGTTTCCGACCGAGGAGAGCCGCTCGATCGTTCACGCGCTGAATGCCGCCGGCGCGTCTGTCTCCTTCGTCGAGATCGAAACCGACCGTGGCCATGACGCCTTCCTGCTCGACGAGCCGGAACTGTTCGCCGCCATCAACGGCTTCATTGGCTCGGCCGCCCGGGCAAGAGGGTTGGGCGCATGA
- the hisC gene encoding histidinol-phosphate transaminase, which produces MTKTPDQARPTPRAGIMDIEAYVPGKSAAPAGVAKVFKLSSNENPLGPSPKAIEAAREIAGKLDIYPDGTAKRLREAIAEVHGLNAQNIICSNGSDEILGLLAQTYLAPGDEAIFTEHAFMVYKIYIQSAGAVPVAVKETNERADIDAILAAVTSRTKIVFLANPNNPTGTYVPFQEVRRLHAGLPRHVLLVLDAAYAEYVRRNDYEAGIELVGGAENVVMTRTFSKIGLGGARIGWMYAPMHIVDAINRVRGPFNVNATAIEAGIAAIRDRAHVERSVAHNETWLAWLSEQMTGLGLRVTPSVGNFILIHFPDDQKHSAALADDYLTARGYILRRVSGYGFPNALRMTIGTEEANRGVVAALTTFLKS; this is translated from the coding sequence ATGACCAAGACACCGGATCAGGCACGTCCAACGCCCCGTGCGGGTATCATGGACATCGAGGCTTATGTGCCCGGCAAGAGTGCCGCGCCCGCCGGCGTCGCCAAGGTCTTCAAGCTGTCGTCGAACGAGAACCCGCTCGGCCCCTCGCCGAAAGCGATCGAGGCCGCGCGCGAGATTGCCGGGAAGCTCGACATCTATCCCGACGGTACGGCCAAGCGGCTGCGCGAGGCGATCGCCGAAGTGCATGGCCTCAATGCGCAAAACATCATCTGTTCGAACGGCTCCGACGAGATCCTTGGCCTGCTGGCGCAGACCTATCTCGCACCGGGCGACGAAGCGATTTTCACCGAACACGCCTTCATGGTCTACAAGATCTACATCCAGTCGGCGGGTGCCGTTCCGGTGGCGGTCAAGGAAACCAATGAGCGCGCCGATATCGACGCGATCCTGGCCGCCGTCACGTCGCGCACGAAAATCGTGTTTCTCGCCAATCCCAACAATCCGACCGGTACCTATGTACCGTTCCAGGAAGTGCGCCGCCTGCATGCCGGGCTGCCCAGGCATGTGTTGCTGGTGCTGGACGCGGCCTATGCCGAGTATGTCCGCCGCAATGACTATGAAGCCGGCATCGAGCTGGTCGGTGGCGCCGAGAACGTGGTGATGACCCGCACCTTCTCCAAGATCGGGCTCGGCGGCGCGCGGATCGGCTGGATGTATGCGCCGATGCACATTGTCGACGCCATCAACCGCGTTCGTGGCCCGTTCAATGTCAATGCGACGGCGATCGAGGCCGGCATCGCGGCGATCCGCGACCGCGCCCATGTCGAGCGCAGCGTGGCGCACAACGAGACCTGGCTGGCCTGGCTCAGTGAACAGATGACCGGGCTTGGGCTGCGGGTGACACCCAGCGTCGGCAATTTCATCCTCATTCATTTTCCTGACGACCAGAAGCATTCGGCAGCGCTGGCGGACGATTATCTGACCGCGCGCGGCTATATTTT